The following are encoded together in the Nitrospirota bacterium genome:
- a CDS encoding PilZ domain-containing protein, with the protein MAGFSGSVLYHRRAHPRANLELQADFRILLSDTPTEDQRQKAKTETLGGGGLMFVSPIQLSLGNRLEMRLFYMTFVLEFVAEVVWIEQLVGNETEEFKCGLRYVDIADGDLAYIHYILYSNQESIEG; encoded by the coding sequence ATGGCAGGTTTTAGCGGGTCAGTACTTTACCATCGTCGGGCGCACCCACGTGCCAATCTCGAACTTCAAGCCGATTTTAGAATTCTCCTTTCCGATACGCCAACAGAAGACCAGCGCCAAAAAGCAAAAACCGAAACGCTCGGAGGCGGGGGGTTGATGTTCGTTTCCCCCATTCAACTCTCGCTAGGGAATCGGCTGGAAATGAGGCTCTTCTATATGACGTTTGTCCTGGAATTTGTCGCGGAAGTGGTCTGGATTGAGCAGCTCGTCGGGAACGAGACGGAAGAATTCAAATGCGGGCTCCGGTACGTGGATATTGCTGACGGAGATCTCGCGTATATTCATTACATCCTCTACTCAAATCAAGAGAGCATCGAAGGTTAA
- a CDS encoding proteasome accessory factor PafA2 family protein: MIQRIIGLETEYGCLVNQESPAESPEEISFRIKDYILKKKKLGLVDLHQRAHDEPPGNGGFLLNGGRIYLDMGHLEYASPECISLSDIVSYDRAGDLILQEALTETGFSENVSIIKNNIDHHTGSTFGSHENYLVSRDFPFTYEGLGQMIPFLVTRQIFTGSGRVGAHFVPDGWILLGESKFPEVNFQLSQRADHIVNDFYQWVQFNRAIINTRDEPLADPSRYRRIHLLLGDSNMLEYATALKLGTTSLMLSLIEEGFCPEGLMLQEPVLDLKQISRDATQQWVVTLENGHKLSAIELQSKLQRAAKKHLSGKDPDADWVIAEWGKTLEALANDPYQLVGKIDWISKKWLIELFLKSEEKSWNDPWAISLDLEYHNLNPDKGLSFALGEEREVTRQTSDPAIRLAMDSPPRNTRASARGEIAKSILEKRDRKGIESKNRYLINWTQIQIEGKKTFSMEDPFNTYIREANEYLAG; encoded by the coding sequence ATGATACAGAGGATTATCGGTTTAGAAACGGAATATGGCTGTCTGGTCAATCAGGAGAGTCCGGCCGAATCCCCTGAAGAGATCTCATTCAGGATTAAAGACTACATCCTTAAGAAAAAAAAATTAGGCCTGGTCGACCTGCACCAGCGGGCCCATGACGAACCCCCCGGAAACGGCGGTTTCCTTCTCAATGGCGGCAGAATCTATCTCGATATGGGGCACCTTGAATATGCGTCACCGGAATGTATCTCTCTTTCCGACATTGTTTCTTACGACCGGGCCGGCGATCTGATTTTACAGGAGGCTCTAACCGAAACCGGATTTTCTGAAAATGTTTCCATCATCAAAAACAATATCGACCACCATACCGGCTCAACTTTCGGATCTCACGAAAATTATCTTGTCTCACGCGATTTTCCCTTCACTTACGAAGGTCTCGGCCAGATGATTCCATTTCTTGTCACACGACAGATTTTTACCGGGTCCGGCAGAGTCGGCGCTCATTTTGTCCCGGACGGGTGGATCCTCCTCGGAGAATCGAAATTTCCAGAGGTAAACTTTCAGCTCTCGCAAAGGGCGGATCATATCGTTAATGATTTTTATCAATGGGTCCAGTTTAATCGGGCCATCATCAATACCCGTGACGAACCGTTAGCGGATCCCTCCCGGTACCGGAGAATTCATCTCCTGCTGGGCGACTCAAACATGCTGGAATATGCCACCGCCTTAAAGCTCGGAACCACTTCGCTGATGCTCTCATTAATCGAGGAGGGGTTTTGCCCCGAAGGATTGATGCTTCAGGAGCCTGTCCTCGACCTGAAACAGATCTCCCGGGATGCGACCCAACAGTGGGTCGTCACGCTTGAAAATGGACATAAGCTTTCAGCCATTGAACTGCAATCCAAACTCCAACGGGCTGCAAAAAAGCATCTTTCGGGAAAAGACCCGGACGCGGATTGGGTCATTGCGGAGTGGGGAAAAACGCTCGAAGCTTTAGCGAACGATCCTTATCAATTGGTCGGTAAAATAGACTGGATTTCGAAAAAATGGCTGATTGAGCTTTTTTTAAAATCAGAAGAAAAGAGCTGGAACGATCCCTGGGCCATCAGCCTCGATCTGGAATATCATAACCTGAATCCCGACAAGGGTCTTAGTTTTGCCCTGGGAGAAGAGAGAGAGGTGACCCGTCAGACCTCTGATCCGGCCATACGGCTTGCTATGGATTCGCCACCTCGAAATACCCGCGCCTCCGCCCGTGGCGAGATTGCAAAATCAATTCTGGAAAAACGTGATCGCAAAGGAATTGAGTCAAAGAACCGTTATCTCATTAACTGGACTCAAATTCAGATTGAAGGGAAAAAGACTTTTTCGATGGAGGATCCGTTTAATACTTACATTCGAGAAGCTAACGAGTATTTAGCAGGTTGA
- a CDS encoding ankyrin repeat domain-containing protein, protein MRQTWMGVVLLLFLFPNLVSAQDQKKGALSPLLNHASSHSTSGNTGEISLVGYTPLIAATFSGDIKTAQALVEKGAQVNSADQSGDTPLMFASLSGYAKIVQFLLNKGAKVNARDHFGETALIAAAMNGQTLIVQMLIEKGADMNLQDNHGMTALMISAGNGQYSTVRALIKSGARLNLKDQNGKTALSYAKSKGDTSLIQILQAAGATA, encoded by the coding sequence ATGAGACAAACGTGGATGGGTGTGGTTCTGCTATTATTTTTGTTTCCTAATCTGGTTTCAGCCCAGGATCAGAAAAAGGGTGCGCTCTCTCCTCTGCTGAATCACGCCTCCAGCCATTCCACTTCCGGAAATACCGGAGAGATTTCTTTGGTGGGCTATACGCCCCTGATCGCAGCCACCTTTTCCGGCGATATCAAAACGGCGCAGGCTTTGGTTGAAAAAGGAGCCCAGGTCAACTCGGCAGATCAATCGGGTGATACCCCCCTGATGTTTGCATCCTTAAGCGGATACGCCAAGATTGTTCAATTCCTGTTAAATAAAGGAGCAAAAGTCAACGCCAGGGACCATTTTGGTGAAACCGCATTGATTGCCGCAGCCATGAATGGTCAGACGCTGATCGTTCAGATGTTGATAGAAAAGGGAGCTGATATGAATTTGCAAGATAATCATGGAATGACCGCCTTGATGATATCAGCCGGCAATGGGCAATATAGTACGGTCAGAGCACTGATTAAGAGCGGGGCCAGGTTGAACCTCAAAGATCAAAACGGAAAAACAGCTTTATCGTACGCAAAAAGCAAGGGGGACACCTCCTTGATTCAGATCCTTCAGGCCGCCGGCGCGACAGCCTGA